CACACACGCGCGTCAAGCCAATCGTGGCGCGTGATTGGCGCGCGTGCCGCGCGGTTGAACGTGCGCCCGATAAAGTCAGCGGCGAGTGGGTGTTTCGCGGCACGCGCGTGCCTCTGCGCGCCCTGTTCGAAAATTTGCGCGACGGCGCGTCAATCGAAGATTTCTTGAATTGGTTTTCCGGTGTTCAGCGCGAGCAAGTTGAAACCGTCCTTGATTTTGAACTTGAAGCATTGGCGATGCCGATTGCGCAATGAAAATTTTATTTGACCAGGTGCTGACC
This region of Chloroflexota bacterium genomic DNA includes:
- a CDS encoding DUF433 domain-containing protein, whose amino-acid sequence is MKQLSKAHTRVKPIVARDWRACRAVERAPDKVSGEWVFRGTRVPLRALFENLRDGASIEDFLNWFSGVQREQVETVLDFELEALAMPIAQ